From the Candidatus Delongbacteria bacterium genome, the window TATTAGATAAAATCTCATGAGTTTCTACATGAATTGAAGTCCCTTTTGACTTCTCTTCTCCTATATTCAATAGGGCAATCTTTGGATTGTCTTTTTCAAAAAATTGTTTGTAAAATTTTGAGCCACTTTTAGCCAGATAGACAAGATAATCCTTTGTTACCAATTTATTTCCAGAAGCACCAACATCTAGTAAAACTTGAAAACTCATATTTGATTTTGGTATTAGAGTCAATAGAGCAGGTGAAACAGAGTCTGTTTTTTGACCAATTATTGACAAAGACAAGAAAATTACAGCTCCTGAATTACCTGCACTAAAAAATGCATCCCCTATATCATTTTTTAGGAGATTAAGAGCATAGCTTATTGTAGAATTTTGCTTTCTTTTTGAGATTGAAATTGGTGTGTCTTCCATTGAAATTACTGTTTCAACTTCATGAAAATTACATAGTTGTTGTGGTAATAATACCTTAGCTCTCTCTATAGCATCCTTTGTTCCTACGAGTTCTAAAGAACAGTCTTTAATTTTGCTTAGA encodes:
- the plsX gene encoding phosphate acyltransferase PlsX translates to MKIVVDLMGGDNAPDFVIEGCEQFLSKIKDCSLELVGTKDAIERAKVLLPQQLCNFHEVETVISMEDTPISISKRKQNSTISYALNLLKNDIGDAFFSAGNSGAVIFLSLSIIGQKTDSVSPALLTLIPKSNMSFQVLLDVGASGNKLVTKDYLVYLAKSGSKFYKQFFEKDNPKIALLNIGEEKSKGTSIHVETHEILSNSEMNFIGNIEGDKIYDSDADVLVVDGFTGNITLKLMESFYDIIMKRLEQFKISELVKKSSLYPKNLEYENIGGAYLLGINKNIIIGHGKSSSKAIYSGLSFTRRVLKKKILL